Proteins from a genomic interval of Indicator indicator isolate 239-I01 chromosome 1, UM_Iind_1.1, whole genome shotgun sequence:
- the PIGA gene encoding phosphatidylinositol N-acetylglucosaminyltransferase subunit A: MAGAAGRGQERGAGPGRAVAAVTGNGRAPGSGRVAPAVGRSRPGMAGRGPAGRAHSVCMVSDFFYPNMGGVESHIYQLSQCLIERGHKVLVVTHAYGCRKGVRYLTNGLKVYYLPLKVMYNQSTATTLFHSLPLLRYIFVRERVTIVHAHSSFSAMAHDALFHAKTMGLRTVFTDHSLFGFADVSSVLTNKLLTVSLCDTNHIICVSYTSKENTVLRAALDPRIVSVIPNAVDPTDFTPEPSQRDDKTVTIVVVSRLVYRKGIDLLSGIIPELCQKYPELHFLVGGEGPKRIVLEEVRERYQLHDRVRLLGALEHQDVRNVLVQGHIFLNTSLTEAFCMAIVEAASCGLQVVSTRVGGIPEVLPESLIILCEPSVRSLCGGLEQAIARLRSGALPSPEAVHREVKTFYTWRNVAERTEKVYSRVAAEAVLPMALRLGRLMSHCGPVTGRIFALLAVLNFLLLLLLRWMTPDSIIDVARDATGPKGAWTKQCCVGKKGRVPSS; the protein is encoded by the exons ATGGCCGGCGCGGCAGGCCGGGGGCAGGAGCGCGGGGCGGGCCCCGGGCGTGCGGTTGCTGCGGTGACCGGAAATGGGAGGGCGCCGGGAAGCGGCCGCGTAGCGCCGGCGGTCGGCAG GAGCAGGCCCGGGATGGCGGGCAGGGGCCCGGCGGGACGGGCGCACAGCGTCTGCATGGTGTCGGACTTCTTCTACCCCAACATGGGGGGCGTGGAGAGCCATATTTACCAACTGTCGCAGTGCCTCATCGAGCGGGGCCATAAGGTCCTGGTGGTCACCCACGCCTACGGCTGCCGGAAGGGCGTCCGCTACCTCACCAACGGCCTGAAGGTCTACTACCTGCCCCTGAAGGTAATGTACAACCAGTCCACGGCAACCACGCTcttccacagcctgcccttgcTCAGGTACATATTCGTGAGGGAGAGGGTCACCATCGTCCAtgcccacagctccttctcGGCCATGGCCCACGACGCCCTCTTCCACGCCAAGACCATGGGGCTGCGGACGGTGTTCACCGACCACTCCCTCTTCGGCTTCGCGGATGTGAGCTCGGTGCTCACCAACAAGCTTCTGACCGTGTCCCTATGTGACACCAACCACATCATCTGCGTCTCCTACACCAGCAAGGAGAACACGGTGCTGCGAGCTGCCCTGGACCCCCGCATCGTCTCGGTCATTCCCAACGCCGTGGATCCCACGGACTTCACCCCAGAGCCCTCCCAGAGGGATGACAAAACAGTGACCATCGTCGTAGTCAGCAGGCTGGTGTATAGGAAAG GTATAGATTTGCTTAGTGGCATCATCCCTGAGCTCTGCCAGAAGTACCCAGAGTTACATTTCCTGGTTGGAGGGGAAGGACCAAAGCGCATCGTGCTGGAGGAGGTGCGGGAGAGGTACCAGCTCCACGACAG GGTACGTCTCCTAGGAGCCCTGGAGCACCAGGATGTCAGAAATGTTCTAGTCCAGGGGCACATCTTCCTCAACACTTCCCTCACTGAGGCCTTTTGCATGGCAATTGTGGAAGCAGCAAGCTGTGGTTTACAG GTGGTGAGCACCAGAGTGGGTGGCATTCCTGAGGTGCTGCCAGAGAGCCTCATCATTCTGTGTGAGCCCTCTGTGAGATCCCTCTGTGGAGGCCTGGAACAAGCCATTGCCCGGCTGAGGTCAGGGGCACTGCCATCCCCTGAGGCTGTGCACAGGGAGGTGAAGACCTTCTACACCTGGAGGAACGTGGCAGAGAGGACTGAGAAG GTATACAGCAGGGTGGCAGCTGAGGCCGTGCTGCCCATGGCCCTGCGGCTGGGCAGACTCATGTCGCACTGTGGCCCGGTCACCGGCCGCATCTTTGCTCTCCTGGCTGTCCTCAActtcctgctcttgctgctcctgAGGTGGATGACTCCAGATTCCATCATTGATGTTGCAAGAGATGCCACAGGACCTAAAGGTGCATGGACCAAGCAGTGTTGtgtaggaaagaaaggaagagtcCCAAGCTCCTGA
- the ASB11 gene encoding ankyrin repeat and SOCS box protein 11, whose amino-acid sequence MEGRAVLPAVTNIYLAIFALFCFKLLIKISLALLTHFYIVKGNRKEAARIAEEIYGIVPGSWADCSPLHEAAFQGRLLSLKTLLAQGFNVNLLTTDCVSALHQACLGGHVACAKLLLENGAQVNAATLAGVTPVFNACCSGSAACVSMLLEAGAKPQPGSHLASPIHEAIKRGHRECMEILLAHQVDIDEEDLQHGTPLYVACTYQRTDCVKKLLELGANVDKGKHLDMPLHAAARSSSLELVTLLADYGANLRSRNADFKCALDLAIPNSKVEQALLLREGPASLAQLCRLCIRKQLGRSCLSAIHRLHLPEPLRNFLLYR is encoded by the exons atggagggcagagctgtgctgcctgcagtcaCTAACATCTACCTGGccatttttgctttgttttgcttcaagCTTCTCATTAAGATctccttggctttgctgactcATTTCTATATTGTCAAAGGCAACAGGAAAGAAGCTGCCAGGATAGCAGAGGAGATCTATGGAATAGTTCCAG GAAGCTGGGCAGACTGCTCCCCTCTCCACGAAGCTGCCTTCCAGGGCCGCCTGCTGTCTCTGAAGACTCTGCTGGCACAG GGCTTCAACGTGAACCTGCTGACCACTGACTGTGTGTCGGCGCTGCACCAGGCCTGCCTCGGGGGCCATGTCGCctgtgccaagctgctgctggagaacgGTGCCCAG GTGAATGCAGCCACCCTGGCTGGGGTGACTCCAGTGTTCAATGCCTGCTGcagtggcagtgctgcctgtgtcagcatgctgctggaggctggggcCAAGCCGCAGCCCGGGAGCCACCTGGCGTCACCCATTCACGAGGCCATCAAGAGAG GTCACAGGGAGTGCATGGAGATCCTCCTGGCTCACCAGGTTGACATTGATGAGGAGGACTTGCAGCATGGGACCCCACTCTATGTGGCTTGCACCTACCAGAGGACAGACTGCGTCAAGAAGCTTCTGGAGCTAG GAGCCAACGTGGACAAGGGGAAGCACTTGGACATGCCGCTCCACGCTGCTGCCCGGAgctccagcctggagctggtCACCCTGCTGGCAGACTACGGTGCCAACCTGAGGAGCAGGAATGCTGACTTCAAATGTGCCCTGGATCTCGCCATACCCAACAGCAAAGTGGAGCAGGCACTCCTGCTTCGGGAAG GTCCTGCCAGCCTCGCCCAGCTGTGCCGCTTGTGCATCAGGAAGCAGCTGGGGCGCTCCTGCCTGTCTGCCATCCACAGGCTGCACCTGCCTGAGCCTCTGCGGAACTTCCTCCTTTATCGATGA